A single window of Methylobacterium nodulans ORS 2060 DNA harbors:
- a CDS encoding YegP family protein, whose protein sequence is MQFLVEQDEPGQWRWRLIGRKGETLMLSDEIYDTKPEAADAACLHAHLIEAASRRMVAPVSPPKRAPRLVPRRPIFTPH, encoded by the coding sequence ATGCAATTCCTCGTCGAGCAGGATGAGCCCGGCCAATGGCGATGGCGGCTGATCGGTCGCAAGGGTGAAACGTTGATGTTGTCTGACGAGATCTACGATACCAAGCCGGAGGCTGCCGACGCGGCCTGCTTGCACGCGCACTTGATCGAGGCTGCCTCACGCCGGATGGTGGCGCCCGTTTCGCCGCCGAAGCGTGCACCGCGGCTGGTCCCCCGTCGCCCGATCTTCACTCCGCACTGA
- a CDS encoding PRC-barrel domain-containing protein, with product MAEMDTSSAPSHPLIESDHIEGTAVYAVDGKRIGTIKRLVIEKISGHVVYAVTTFGGFLGLGSETHTIPWELLHYEPTLGGYKTNITEEQLRKAPEFSRGDESLLSGHERKQLVDFYGGYPL from the coding sequence ATGGCAGAGATGGATACGTCATCGGCTCCGAGCCACCCGCTCATCGAGAGTGATCATATCGAGGGCACCGCTGTCTACGCCGTGGATGGGAAGCGGATCGGAACCATCAAGCGTCTCGTGATCGAAAAGATCAGCGGCCATGTCGTTTATGCCGTCACCACGTTCGGTGGTTTCCTGGGCTTGGGTTCCGAGACCCATACGATCCCGTGGGAACTGCTGCATTACGAGCCGACGCTCGGCGGCTACAAAACGAACATCACGGAGGAGCAGCTGCGCAAAGCACCCGAATTCTCCCGTGGCGACGAGTCTCTCCTGTCTGGGCACGAGAGGAAGCAACTCGTCGACTTCTATGGAGGATACCCCTTGTAA